The genomic DNA CCATAATTACTTCACCAGTAGCTCTTACTCTGGCCACATCTCCCTTTTCTCCCACCCTAAGAACCACCCCAAAGGCAACACTTGGCTCTACATCACCCACGACCTTGCCAACACTAACTCACTCATTTCCCTCCTATTCCCCATTGATCCAACTCACTCCACTGAGTTAACTCCATCGCCAAATGATCTGGTGTTCTAGTTTGAATTATTGATAGAGGTTGTTGAGAGCAGGGAGGTCAAGTCAGCTCAACCCTTGGGTTCGATTGTGATGTCCTACAAGCTTAGAGAGTCTAATATAGTGAGTATGAGAAAGTGAGATATTGTTGGGATACAGTGCTCGCTAAGGTTGAAGGTGCCTTTTGAAGAGCACAGTTTCGTTTAGTGTCCCAAGAGTACGTGAGGTTTCTTGTAGGTGTGGCTAATGAGAACATGAAGGCAAATAAGAGGAGGACTGAAGGGTTCACAGGGCTTTCAATTGCCACAAACAGTGAGAATGTGAATTATACATATGAGGAAAAAGCTGGTTGTCTATTTTACCCATCTCTATGATAGAATTCATTAACTTCAACAGTTTATTAGagagttttttaattttccaaataataagtcttttggcctttattacttgacaaaaatatattatggaTACTCAAATATTATCCCAATTCAAAAGCCTtttagatttaaagaaaaaaaaaaacacaaacaagacattatatatgaaaattaacaaatatatcaaGACAATCTAAAATATCTTATCCATtaactctaatttattttagGATGATTTAGGAATAATATcccaatttcatttttttaacataataatattctaaatttcaatTGCAACAAATCAAATCTTAACTTTTCCAGCTAGCATAAAGGCCTTGTAAGAGACAGACCTAATCAAGTCTTGCCCTCCCCATGCAGTCTCAAGTTTCTTAACTTGGTTTTCAGATAACAAGTCCACCCCTTGTTCCTTAGCCGAAGTAATTGTAGAAGAAGATTTTAGCAAACTTAAACACCCTTCAAATGCCAACTTCTTTGGAATCTCAAATGCCATTGGCTCCCCTTCAACCCCTAACCCTACACTTTGAAAAGGAAATGCAAGGGTCTTGTACCCTTCTAATAAGTAGTTGATTTTAGGGTTCCAAAATGGTGTTGTTACATCACGTAGCTCCTTCATTATAGTATCAAATTCAGGGCTTACTTTTAAATCATTGTAGCCCCAAACTGCAATTATACCTCCTGGTTTTTTCAGAACTCATTTTACAATTGAATAGAAATTTTCTAGGTCAAACCAGTGAATGGTTTTGACCACGGTTACCAGATCAACTGAATTGTCCCCTCCGATTAGAGCTACTAGTTCATCCTCAGACATGGATGATGCGGTGTGCTTGTATTCAACTTGAGGATTTAGTATTGCAGACTTTAGTTATGTTTCACTTATATCTATTGGAATCACTCATTCGTAATATTTAGCAACctgacaattaaaattttactttaaaatgaataaaaattattaactaaaaCAAACCATTGAAACCTTACAAACAATGAAGAAAGGCAGCTTAAGTATTCATGAATATGTTAGGAGAATGAAGGAAATAATTGAAACCCTAGTGGCATGGCCAAAACATGTCCGATGGAGAGCTCATTTCGTTTATAATTAATGGAATATGACTAGAATTCAATCCAACTATTGTACACGCAACATCTAAGCTTGGCTCATTTTTTGAGCATGTAACATTGCTATAGCAAAGTTCATATTACATAAATATGGACAAAGGTTGTCAAAGAACTCTGTTTATGGTTTTGATAGACATGGTAGTACATTTAATGTAGTAAATAAGGTGATAGGAAGTCGAGCTAGAACCAAAAATCTCTCTACAAACATGCCCATGTGTTACACTAATTCAGAGTCAGATGTAATTCATATGAAACCTTTAAAGCAGAGGTAGAGATTTTAATAAGCCCAAAGTTATCTGTTAAGTGTGTTGAAAGAATGGTCATATAGCTTTGTAATGTTATCATGCGTTTGATAATACCTATATGCAGAATATACAGTCACAATATGGTAGCAGAAGAGGTACTGTACAATACAAGTGTGACACAAATGTTGTGCAACATCAATTTGGCCAGAATGATATACAATCTCAAACTTATTAGAGAGGGAATTTTTCTACTCAAATGTTCAGACTGGAAATTTTCCTAAGCTGCTTTACAACCTTAATGATCCAGCAGCAGGATCATCCTCTAGTTCTTCTATGATTCCTAGCGAAGGATATCAACTAGGTACTGATTCTAATACAAGCTATAGCCACTATAATTCTTCTAATGGTTCCAACTCTTCTTTTACAAACATGGATTTTACAGTACAATAGAATATCTGGGTAAACAACAAATTCAAGTTGCGTAGTGAGTGTATGAATATCACCCACATAGGTTGTCATTATTTccttataaaattttctcataaatattttcacataaaaaatatattgtgtGTGCCTTGGATGACCAAAAATTCGATGAGTAACTCAAAACTcacaaaaaataatgatgttaTAGTAGAGTTTAACTCAAAATTGTTGACTGCTTAAGGATAAACAATCCTAGATTGTTCTACTTCAAGAAGATTTTAAGGATGATCCATATCACCTGTCTccaagattttcaaatttagttcaTATACTCCCAGTTTCAAACTCAAAGCCCATTAATTTCAGGAAAAAAAGATGTTTTACAAATTGTTTTCCTTGTACTTCAGtgttttagataaataaaatagatcATATAGTGTGGCACAAAAGGCTTGGACATCCTTGTAATCAAGCTTTAACAtcatttgtaattgaaattctgaatttttacaaccattgatttgaataatatgaatttatgtTGTCATTTTCAGCTTggtaaaattcataaaaaatcttTCCCTATTACAGAGTCTTGTCCACAGAAAGGTATAGGTATTATGTAATGTGTATGGAGGATTTTTCTAGGTTTGTTTGGAACTTTCCTCTTAAAAATAAGGTTGAAGttaaggatgttttcattaatttcCTTCAGCTTGTCAAGAATCAACTTGAGGAAAGGAAAAACTCTACAAAGTGATTATGGTGCTGAATATAAAAGTCTAGCTCTCTATCTAAATGAAAAGCTATCAATTCTAGACATCCTTGTCCTATACACATCAACCAAACaggaagaaagaaaacataaacATCTGGTAGAAACTAGTTTGACCTTACTTTCTCAAGCTGGGACGTCAGTCTCCTACAAGCACAAAAGTGTACTTTTATAGGATATAATTTGTAGCATAAAgagtataaatgtttaaatcaaTTATGGAGAATCTACACAGATATAATTGTCACATTTGATAAGGTTGATTTTTCTTTCAAGATTGATTCTCAATTCATTAAAACTATAGTACTTCTTTTAGGATGTCTTTTTTAACATTCTTAGTCCTTGAGAAGTTTTTATctatcataacaaaattatcaaCAAATGTCAACATCTATTGAAATAACCCGTCTTAGTGCTCTTGAGGCTAGTAAAATTCTGACCAAAACACAACAGATCATCATTGTAGAAATACAATTATCTCAACAACCACTAGTTGTAACTGCTTTGTATAATAGTTCAACTTTTTCCACAACACCAACAACTCCACAAGATCCAGATTTTTATCAtacttttcatttaaaatcacAGTAGTCACTTGTCACCAAAAATCATCTTcacaaaccttttttttttccatagcacctatattaatatattcatcaTATATTTACTCTACAATCAATTTAGAAGTCAAGCTGCCTACAAAACCTACTTTGCAAAAGTATGCTGAAAAACATGACGTCCTTGTTAATAATACTTCACCCAATGATAACCTGGTCTAAAACTAGTTCCTTACATAACCCAAGAGTCTATTCAGGAGTGGGCTTATTTTCTTAGTTTAAGGGGCCACAAAGAGTAAGTGATGCAAGTGCTAGTCCTTACTAGTTTCAAGCCATGAAAGAAGAGACGTtctccaaaaaaataaaacttggtagttcattttcattcaaatatGAATATTGTAAGACATAAATGGGtgtttaaaattaagttaaaggcttatgaaacattaaaaaatctgaAGGCTAGACTGGTAGTAAAGGGTTTTCAACAAACTCTTAGAATTGATTACTTTGAAATCTTTAACCTAATTACTAAACCAACCACCATCAGAATAATAATCTCTCTAGGAGTCACTTATGATTGACCTATTCACAAAATACAtgtaaataatatcttttttgaatcaaaaattgaaagaagTAGTTTTTATGACTCAACCCCTAGGTTTTATAGAGTTGAAGAGACATGATTTTGTTTGTAAGCTTTGTATGGTCTGGTCTAAAATAGGCTACTAGGGCCTGACATGAAAAGCTTAGGGATActtatataactaaaaatttttccaATTCAACAATTGATTCTAAAATGTTCCAAAGTCATCATACATTCAAAATCTAGTTTTAGAGTTGAACATGCAGTTCACCTAGAAAAACCTTGGTGAACTTACTTTCTTGGATTTGAGACATATAGGAGTAGTGATGGGCTTCATCTATGTCAATAAAAacattcatttgattttttggtTAACATGTATATGTTAAATGCAAATCCTAGTTCAACTCTTATGTTGGTAGGTGTCAAATTATTCACTGAAGATAGTGAGCCGTTTGAGAATCTACAATATAAATTAGCACTATTAAAGCTCTTTAGTATTTGGGAATGACAAAACCTAGCTTTTCTTTTGTTGCGAACAAATTGAGTCAGTTCCTAAAGGCTCTAACACAGCTACAGTGGCAAGCATGCAAGAGAgtacttaaatataataaagttacCTTGAAGCATGGCTTGATGTTTACATCTTCTCCTATAATGACTATAGATGTTTATTTCAATGCTAATTGGGCAGAGAATTCAAGTGGCAGAAGGTCTACCAGTAGTTATTGTGTTTATTTTGGTAACAATTAAATTCGATAGGGTTCTAGGAAGCAAAAAGTTGTAGCCTTTTCCTTAACTAAAGCTCAATATAGGGCACTAAAACaagtttcattaaatttttgtttgaagaacttaaatttaattgtgtactaaacattatttaattgatgtgtattttaTAAGAGAGAAAGTGGCTGCCAAAACCTTAGTTGTATAATATGTGCCTTTAGAATTCAAAACAGTTGATACTCTTACTAGGCCTTTGTCAACCAGTCAGTTTGATACACTTGGGAAGAAATTAGAAGTTGTTAATGCTAAGTCACAAAAATCTCAACAGACTTAAGAAGCAAATATGAACACAGGAAGCAGTGCACAAATCCAAATTGCTCAAAATTATTCAGAAACTCTGATTTGTAGTTTAGTTGATACAAGCGATTGTATTAGAGCTTAAGAGAGGAGTATTAGTCTGGTATGAATTGGTTATTGTTCAGTTTCATAGTGACAGTATATATTAAGACACTTAAAGAGAAGTGTTAAAACACGGATTAATTGTTGTTCAGTAACTCAGTTCATGTTGATGGCATAAATTCAGAAGACTTAGGGAGGAGTAAGTTGGATTTTTATGGCAATTATCGGAATGAATATATGAATTGATTGTTCATTGTCCATCATCTGCTGACATCCTCTTTTTACAAACCTAAACCAAAGTATTCTCCTTTGAGAGAGGATGTGGAGAATGTCAGGCTAAAGAGAATAAAAATGTTGACTTTTGGTGTGGCTGAAGTCATTTGTTGACTGGTTATAAAACAGTAAGAGAAGTGTGAAACGGAGTTAGCAATCCCCGTTAATGTTATAATTAAACATTACGGTATGTTTGTGTGTAAAGAGTAAATACGACAGCGTTTTTTCCCTTCCATCcctataaacataaaaaagttCTAGAGAAGAAGATTGAAGACTAATCAGTATCATTTTTTCACTATTCTATTTCAAGTTCttcgactcatatttttatctttCCTTGTAGACGATGGAGATTcaaatttctaatatattttatttgattatatgaatataattaacttaattaattttttctagcATTTATAGTCTAGACTTGACCCATGTATTGATGCCTAATTTACTGTTGAATATTTACAATTTCTCCtataattttctctcaattGCTCTCCtgtttcttttcaaaattttcaatggaAAAAAGGggatcaaaagaaaaaagaaactgaaaatgtaattaaaaagagaaaacttaCACTGATTGCCGCTTGGCCATTGCAGGTGCCGACATCCCTAGCCAGAGAATGACAAGGAGTAAGATGAGATAGCTTCAAATACAAATCAGTTGGGTATTTTGGCCTTGCATCCAAATATATCTTGGCTTGTTTGTCGAACAATCCTGCCATTTTTCTCAGCTGCTTTGTCCTCCAATTGAGCTATATAATCTTCAACTCTCAGTTGTTTTTGGTAGAATCAGAGGGACATAGAAAGTGATTGCTTCATCTGTTTAATGTTCTAAGCTGACTGGTTGGAAAAGTGACTGTTGTTTGGggtagtttaatttgaattgtggATTACACCTGTGacatcaattttttgttttaataaaatttcgcTTAGATTTACGTGGCCTGATCTGAGTTGAGTTTCAACCGAGCTTTTGAATTCAATTCTAATTAACTTGAGGATATatccaaatattaaaatctgTTTTGTATTCTTAAGCTAGTTGAACACGtctcaaaatttaagtttgaattatttcTTAGTTAAAGAACtctttttcacccaagttttaatcgaaatttgaaaaatatatctgtaataaataaaaattttaaatttttatccatagattaattactataaatattttaagttaaaaacaaaaataaaattattaatttaccattaacctttaaaactttaaaaattaatcatctCTCTatcagatttaaaaaaataatatttcactcatttttaaagtttgaaaaatttatatttcattccTAGAGTTTGTTTTCCTTCTCCAACCACTATCATTCTGACCAATCGTTCACGACCTACACTTTTTactcatttttcaaattcaacgaTGAAGGATGACCACCTAACCACCACAAAGGATGACAAAACATTGTCCTTTGTCATATCGGTGTGTCTTCTAGAAGATGTTTCATTGTCCTTATTGGTAGTTTGATAGTCGTCCTTCATCATTAGATTTAGAAGATGGGTGGAAATGATCGGTCATCGGCTAGAATGGTGGtggttgaaaaatgaaaacaaactcTAAGagtgaaatataaactttttaaactttgaaaatatgggtgaaatattagtttttagaacttaagagagaaatgaattaacttttaaagttttaagatttagtgataaaataacgattttacttttgtttgtaactaaaaattttaacttagatGGGTGTTTTGGTCTTCCATTTGTCGCAAGTATATTTTGGAAATTGggttaaaatttgggtgggatatagtcctttggccttattttttatattgaatcaTATCCTCCCTTTTTCATTAGCCTAGCTTCATAAACTACCTGTGTGgtcaatattaatttgttacattttcTTTTAGTCAACACggaagaaaaaatcattttatttttcgaTTCTCTTCATGTTGTTCATCATATGTCTGTGGTGCATAAAAGCCATAAACGATTAAATTTGCGCTTGAATTAACAAAAACCAGGATATTGTATACTTTGATCGGCATATAATGAAATCATGCTATGGAGAAAATATCCTACACAAGGTCAattattttaacagaaaaacAGTAATGATTACATATTGTAGTCCTTTGCCTCTATacaatctaaaaattttaagacaagaagaaagggaaattgaatacataaatggaTATGTCTAACCATAAGAGCAATCCAGGATTTCCTGGCTTCTTAATTTAGGGTCAACTACCGCAGTGTCAATAAAAATATAGCATGAGTGTCAAGTAAGGTATTGGATTTCAGAGTGTTACTGGGAGGTGGTCTGGCTACTCCAGCTACCAAAGGAGCGTGTATGTAATAAGAACCTAGTTCCTCACTTCTATTTGAAAATAATgggtgaagaagaagatgcaaaaaATGTCATTCAAATAGGTAGAATAAAACTCAAAACATGAGTAAGATATATAAGGGAAGAATGAAACTTTTACCTACTTTTTTGCCTCCTTTAGAGATATAGGATGATGGATTAAGCTCCTCACTTGAAGAACCTCTATAGGAGTGTACCTTCCAAGCCAAATCTTACAGAGAGACGAGagcttttagtttgttttgtgaGACAAAGTGAAGTGCAAGAATGTTTATATTAGTTCAAAATGAGCTAAAATGTACTATATATAATAGTGacctattttataatttcaaaattcttactTTGCCCAATAAATTCGCAATTTGAAGCTTTACCATGCTTGTATATCAAATATAGACCTTAGTCaccttaatttcatctcactaacatcttaatttttaaaatattatttttagactcaataacattttatatgatttacaataTCCTTCGAAAGGTGCTAATCATCCTTAGATAATTAATCCTCCCCTTCGAAAACTTGATTTATTAGTATAGCCCTTTAGGTTCACTGTGGCATAACCGTAAGTCCTTTTTCAAATGATACAAAAGTATGTATATCATACTTTGCCCAATAAATTCGTAATTTGAAGCTTtaccatgcatgtatatcaaatatagaccttagccaccttaatttcatctcactaacatcttaacttttaaaatgttatttttagactcatataacattttatatgatttacattATCCTTCGGAAGGTGCTAGTCATCCTTAGATAGTTAATCCTCCCCTTCAAAAACTTGATTTATTAGTATAACCCTTTAGATTCATAGTGGCGTAACTGTAAGTTCTTTTTCAAACGATATGAAAGTGCACTAAAACTCAACGACAATGGTAAATATTTAGTAATGTGCTATAACCTATAAACcacaatgaaaaaaatattccatcaaacctaatatattcaattatacatTCTATGTAAGTAATATCCTTTCGTTGTTCAATCTAGATTGATTTTGAACTTATGGATTATCAAAAtcctatttttgaatttttacaaatcatcgatttaaatattcaaaatatgtcaTAATGAACACCCTTCATAaaacttacattatactttgaCTAGAGATtcaatttccaatatttatcgatgttcACTTTAGAATTTGAATCTTGGTCTAATCAAAGGATATTCAGAACCTAATACTTTTTGAGCCAACAGATCATATCTTGACTATTATTCTTCttcacatacaaataacacatgaccaatatggCTTGTCTTACAAAATGTTGTTAACCCCATATGCATACATCACATGAATCACATGTATTTGTATCAGATCTGACCATAACATCttaggtcaaaggattactttgtATACTAGTACGATGTTATAATAAGTCATTGAgtatgatttaatgaccatgtgacttatcattattttggtcatatttgaaaaacagttctctaactattaatcTATACCAATATGgtaatgacatgaccatcattGTTACCcgcactaatatcatctcatgacattcaacaaAGGTATTCAATATGTTTTCTAGGTGATATAATTGCCTAAGTTACGTTATATTTGTAGGGAATAATTTAATGTCTTAGTTTGTACATTAAGTGATTCATCTAAACAGtttacatacatactttatatcatcgcaattaaaggaaataatttatgtatataaacaaaaaactacttcttttattaataattcacctaaatatacatataaaattaaaatacccccaaaaatgacaacaaaaatggtttctatggcatacactaacaaaactctcACTTACACTAAAGTCATTTTTTGTTGTATCGCATATCTATCTTCTCAAGATAATGGTCTAGTTGTTTC from Mangifera indica cultivar Alphonso chromosome 16, CATAS_Mindica_2.1, whole genome shotgun sequence includes the following:
- the LOC123199045 gene encoding LOW QUALITY PROTEIN: putative methyltransferase DDB_G0268948 (The sequence of the model RefSeq protein was modified relative to this genomic sequence to represent the inferred CDS: substituted 3 bases at 3 genomic stop codons), with protein sequence MAGLFDKQAKIYLDARPKYPTDLYLKLSHLTPCHSLARDVGTCNGQAAISVAKYYEXVIPIDISETXLKSAILNPQVEYKHTASSMSEDELVALIGGDNSVDLVTVVKTIHWFDLENFYSIVKXVLKKPGGIIAVWGYNDLKVSPEFDTIMKELRDVTTPFWNPKINYLLEGYKTLAFPFQSVGLGVEGEPMAFEIPKKLAFEGCLSLLKSSSTITSAKEQGVDLLSENQVKKLETAWGGQDLIRSVSYKAFMLAGKVKI